Proteins encoded within one genomic window of Salipaludibacillus agaradhaerens:
- a CDS encoding phage holin family protein: protein MGWLLQIIVNAAVLLIIAHFFQGVEVAGISSAIVASVILAIVNLIVKPILVVLTLPVTVMSLGLFLFVINAVTLMLTASIMGSSFVIEGFGLAIVVAIIFAILSALIHSFVVDPFTKR from the coding sequence ATGGGGTGGCTTCTCCAAATTATCGTAAACGCAGCGGTTCTTCTTATTATCGCTCATTTTTTTCAAGGTGTAGAAGTAGCAGGCATTTCCTCAGCAATAGTAGCAAGTGTTATCCTAGCTATCGTTAATTTAATCGTGAAACCGATCTTAGTCGTCTTGACTTTGCCCGTTACTGTTATGTCTCTCGGCTTATTCCTATTCGTTATTAATGCCGTCACATTGATGCTTACTGCCTCTATTATGGGAAGTAGTTTTGTCATCGAAGGATTTGGTTTAGCCATTGTTGTAGCGATCATTTTCGCCATTCTCAGTGCGCTTATTCACTCATTTGTCGTGGATCCCTTTACAAAAAGATAA
- a CDS encoding PspC domain-containing protein — protein sequence MKRLYRTSHDRKLAGICGGLGHYFNIDPTIVRIVLLLLIIPFNVGIFLAYIIGIFVIPDEMDVS from the coding sequence ATGAAGCGCTTATATCGAACGAGTCATGACCGTAAACTTGCAGGAATATGTGGAGGATTAGGGCACTATTTTAATATTGATCCTACGATCGTCAGAATTGTATTATTGCTTCTCATCATTCCATTTAATGTGGGGATTTTTTTAGCCTATATTATCGGGATATTTGTTATCCCAGATGAAATGGATGTGTCATAA
- the hprK gene encoding HPr(Ser) kinase/phosphatase has protein sequence MGEVTAKDLIKEFKFKLLNNEEAVAFRPVTTSDISRPGMEMAGYFTYYPAKRIQLLGKTEMSFYDELDEEAKIDRMEGLCTYDTPAIILSRGMEAPENLIEAADRVGVPVLSSPMTTTRLSSQLTTFLESRLAPMTAVHGVLIDIYGIGVLITGSSGVGKSETALDLVRRGHRLVADDSVEIREEHDNVLVGRAPELIKHLLEIRGLGIINVMTLFGAGSVRNFKRIGLTIDLEIWDQKKQYDRLGLDEETIKIFDTDLPKITLPVRPGRNLAVIIEVAAMNFRLKRMGINAAEQFSERLNHVIEESDREEY, from the coding sequence ATGGGAGAAGTGACAGCGAAAGATTTAATCAAAGAATTCAAATTTAAACTGTTAAATAATGAAGAAGCAGTAGCGTTTCGACCAGTAACAACAAGTGATATATCACGGCCTGGTATGGAAATGGCCGGATATTTTACATACTATCCGGCTAAACGGATTCAATTGTTAGGTAAAACAGAAATGTCGTTCTATGATGAATTAGATGAAGAGGCGAAAATTGATAGGATGGAAGGGCTATGTACATATGATACACCTGCAATCATTCTTTCAAGAGGAATGGAAGCGCCTGAAAACCTCATTGAAGCGGCAGATAGAGTGGGAGTCCCTGTTCTTTCCTCTCCAATGACGACAACACGCTTGAGTAGTCAATTGACAACATTTTTAGAAAGCCGCTTAGCACCGATGACAGCAGTACATGGCGTGTTAATTGATATTTATGGCATAGGTGTTCTCATTACTGGATCAAGTGGAGTAGGAAAAAGTGAAACGGCGTTGGATCTTGTTAGAAGGGGACATCGCCTCGTGGCAGATGATTCTGTAGAGATTAGAGAGGAACATGATAATGTTCTTGTAGGAAGAGCTCCTGAATTGATTAAACACTTGTTAGAGATTCGTGGACTTGGGATTATCAACGTTATGACACTTTTTGGTGCAGGGTCTGTTAGGAACTTCAAGCGAATCGGATTAACGATAGACTTAGAAATATGGGATCAAAAAAAACAATACGATCGTCTTGGATTAGATGAAGAAACAATTAAAATTTTTGATACTGACTTACCTAAAATAACACTCCCTGTGAGACCTGGGCGAAATTTAGCTGTTATTATAGAAGTAGCAGCGATGAATTTTCGCTTGAAACGGATGGGGATTAATGCAGCAGAACAGTTCTCTGAACGGCTTAATCATGTTATTGAAGAAAGTGACAGAGAAGAGTATTAA